The Cryptomeria japonica chromosome 9, Sugi_1.0, whole genome shotgun sequence DNA segment ACGTGTATGGCCCCATCCAAAATAAGGATAAGGTGAAGGTATGGAAGGAACTTGAGTCCTTTCTAAGAAGTTTCCCGAACGACCTAAGTatcattggtggagatttcaatgTCATCACCAAGGTATCAGACAAGAGAGGAGGAAGCAGCAAGCTTCCTCCTTCAGCTATAGATTTCAATctttggatcaataggaattccctgCTGGAAATCCAGACGGCAGTGAATGCCTTCTcctggaacaatagaagatctGGTTTTTGTAATATTGCAGAGAAACTTGATAGGTTCTTTATCTACGATGGGCTCTCAGAGCTAAATTACACCCTGAAGGCAGAGCCTCTCCCTTTATCAGGAtcagaccatttcccactccaattaaacttatTATCTGACCATGCCCCTAAaaaatgccccttcaaatttgagaatatgtCGTTTAGAGATGACAACTTTCTAAACTTACTTGAGAAGTGGTGGAGCAGCTCCATTTTCTCAAGCtcgaagatgtttattgttgctagtaagttaaagcttataaaaaggaagctcttagagtggaataggaccaattttggtaacatctttgacaaaaaaaACCCTAATAGAGAATGATCTTAATAAGGTTAACATTGAGgtacttgagaaggggatggatgaacatctcttccttaaggaaaaggacctactctctgagtatgaaaagataTTATCttatgaagagatcttttggaaacaaaaatctagggagacttggctgagtgatggggaccggaacaccaagttcttccacaatagtactaagcaaaGGAGAGGGGTCAACCGAATCTCTAAGATCACGAACGGCCAAGGATCCATCCTATCTAAACTAGATAAGGTTGCTTCTAAGGCAATTAAGTTCTATGAGAATAtcttaaacaatcttgaaggctccaaccttaggGGCCAACTCGATAttattaagaatctcccaaaactcATTACCGATGACCACAACCAAGCCCTATTAAAGAAATTCTCagtggaggaggttaaatctgccctcttcaagatgaatccggATAAGGCTccgggcccagatggcttccccaccagcttttttcaaaaatgctggggTTTTATGGGAACAGAAATCATGGATGCCTTAGAGGGGGTAAGGAAGTcgggtaagattctcaaagaagtcAACAATACCTTCCTTGCCCTCATTCCAAAAAAAGAAGACCCGAatagctttaatgacttcagatcAATTGCTCTCTGCAACACTTTGTATAAACTCTTAACTAAAACCTTAGCAGCTAGACTCCAGAATCTCCTCCCCTTAATTACTAGCGAAGAACAAACTGGCTTCGTAATGGACAGATCAATCTATGACGGGGTTATTATTGCCCAGGAGGCCATTCATTCGGTTCAGCTCAACAAATCTCCGAGCATGCTAATCAAATTGGACATaagtaaagcttatgacaaagttgattggcgcttcctatgcaaatgcttggaggcctttggatttttcaaaactAGGATCAACCTTATCTTCGAATGCATATCCACCCCTAGATTCTCGGTTCTGGTTAATGGCtccccaaaaggtttctttagTAGCTCGAGAGGGCTCAAGCAAggtgatcctatgtcccccttccttttcatcatcatggctgaagccctaggcaGATCCATTTCCGTGGCCAAAGAGAAGGGGAGGATCCAAGGTATTCCCATCACCAGTGGCCTCCCCCCCttcacccaccagcaatttgttgatgaaacGATGCTTTTTGGGTAAGGTTGCACAGGGGAGGCTCATGCCTTCAAAGACATCCTTAATTCCTACATGTTGGCCTTGAGTCAAGAGGTTAATCtagttaaatctgcattttttgtgttcaacatagacccctttTTAGGAAAGGAAATATGCAATGTCCTAGAAATTAGTCAAGGAtcccttccttgcaaatatctaggcattccccttgacagggGCAGGAGATCCTCAAATTTATGGGACAAGTTGGTGGACAAGATCAAGTCTAGGATTAGTACTTGGAAGGGGAAATGGCTCTCTTTGGCCGGTAGGGCTACTTTGGTTAGATCGGTcttatcagctatgcccatttaccagctctccctCCAATGGCTATCTTCTTCCAAACTTGCTGAGATCAACAAGCATCTcagaactttcttttggcaaggtgctaatagcAACCACAAAATCTCACTCATTTCTTGGGATAAGATATGTACACCCAAAGAGGATGGTGGTGTTGGCATCAAAAACCTACGGGATCAAGGTAGAGCCTTGGGGGCCAAGCTGGTTTGGAGATTGTTCAGATCTCCTCACCTCAAATGGGCGAGATTACTAAAcctcaaataccttaatggagatgATCCAATCCAAATCTTCAGGGAGTCCAACCCTCCTAGAGGTTCCTGCCTTTGGAATTTTATGCTCGATTGCAGAAAGATTATCTCTGACGGGCTAACTTGGAACCTGGGGCCCGAGGACAAAGCCCTCTTCTGGTCAGATTCTTGGGGAGGGTATAAATTCATTGAAAACATCCATGACTTCGAGGTCACCCGGGCCCTTTTTGAATCACATAGAGGACCCTTGCTAAATAGTTATCTCTCCCCTTCAAAGGAAGGGGCTGGTTGGCAATGGATCGAAAGGGATGATGAAGCCATCCCGGAGAGGGACAAGCATAAACTTATGTCAATTCTCAATTCTAGGAAATTTGTCTTAAGTCATGATGAGGAAAAGCTTGTATGGGAGGGCTCCTTAAGAGGGGAATACAATTCCAAGGATGGGTATTCTCACATATCCAAAGCATTTTTAAGACCTAAGTCAGAGCTTCCATTGAATCTTTGTTGGGATAGAAACTGTCTACCTAAGGCAGGTATTTTCTCCTGGCTAACGATCCAAAGCAAACTCCTCACTGCGGACAAATTTAGGCGTATGGGATATTAGGGTCCTAGCAGATGTCCTCTTTGCGAAGCAGATGAGGAGGACACCAATCATATACTCCTTAACTATCCCTTTGCTCATCAATGTTGGATTTGGTTCACcaataaacttgaatggtctgcagcCTTTCCCAACACCATCTTAGGGATGCTCATGGCTTGGCCTCTCCTTAAGCGtggctgtctctttgaaggtttatggagagCTCTTCCAtcatccataatgtgggaactttggaaagagagaaataggcgtctctttaagaatgaaaaactagatgtcCTAAGAATCATCAATAAGATAGAGTCAATTGTCACTGAGCTTGTGAACAATAGACTTACCTCAGGCTCACTAAAAAATGCCTCTatatcttattgggatgaaaagatggaaAAACGATGGAAGGGCttgtcctttcctccctttgtaggagtagGCCCTATGGCCAGCCTCCAATCAAGGGCGacatgcagatggcagccccctGGTGAAGGGtggatgaagctaaactttgatggggctgccCGGGGCAACCCAGGGCAAGCCGGGATTGGATGCGTTGTTCATAACTGGGAAGGCAAAGAAATAGCAGCCCTTGCCTCTCCAGTTGGCATCAACACAAACAACTGGGCAGAACTGATGGCCCTGGTGGAAGGCTTGCTCTTATGCAGGAAACTTGAAGTTAAATTCTTAGATATTGagggagattcggctataattgtcaatgctctaaggAAAGGGAGCATGCCTAATTGGAAACTTAATACCTTGTTGTCAAAGGCTATAGACTTATGCAAAGGTTTTCATAGGTTTACAAttaatcatatctatagggaaggcaataaaAGGGTGGATGAGCTAGCCAACTTGGGAGCTAATGGCATCAAGCTCCTTTCTATGCCAACCTAAGACCAGGTCCTCTTCATTGCCCCAGTATCTGTCCTCATGCCTTCCCTCCCCTCACATCTCGCTTGCTTAGATCTTAGCTACCTCGGATTAGCTCCCTATTCAAACCTTCCCATGAACCCTGCAGTTCATTCAATCATATACTCATAGAAGTATTTCCATATTCGTGCTATCCCACACTTCAGCTTAGGCAGTGAGGCTTAACCCCTTGATTTCATCTTAATCTTTCCTCTCCATCCAGTTAGTACCCCCACCTTCAAGATCGCGAAGAGACCCCTCTTTTAAACACCCCTATACTCGTATTTGGTAATTGTCATCTAGATCCTCCTCGAGTTAGCCTTCCATCCAGTCATGCTATAGGCATATATTTATATCTACATACACAAACAAATCTCCCACTCCTGCAACCTAGAACCTTTGTAGAACTATCTGGGACAGAATAGCTCTCCCTCCACAGATGCTCATATTATTAGTCTCCTATCAGATAATcattaatcttatatatatatatatatatatatatatatatatatatatatatatatataagcatatcTAGATAGTttacatatccatatatatatctataagGAGATTTGGTGCgatctcaaactttctctaatatatatatatgggtgtatgtatatatatgggtgtgtatatatatgtatggatatatgtgtgtgtgtgtgtatatatacacatgcacaaacacatacatacattcatacatacatacacatatacaaacatacacatatatatatacaatcatatgtatgtatgtatgaatgtatgtacatatacatacatacacatatatatttcttcacacacacacacacacacacagatatatatatatatatatatatatatatatatatatatatatatatatatatatatatatatatatatatatatatatatatatattttcaagcaTATATATATCTGGGCAGGTTCGGATCCTTGCAGGCTTATCTTTAGATTGAGAGTCATTTCTATTTGCTCAAATCCTCTAAGGCGCTTATCCATATATTCTCAGAGCCATTgtttaaatattcaattatttatttaacctTCTAGGAATATCTCCTCTTACCTCTCACCTTCATTCAGATAGGTTTTAAAGATTCATACAGATACTTTGTGATTTATCTGGCCTCATTTTCCCCTTCATACTAGGCTACACCTAAATGTAGCCTTATATTGTCTCGCTGCCCTGTCTAGATAAGCTTGAGGACTAGCAGGAGACTAAACCATACATTAATAAGTTTGAGTTTATaaacatgatttcatattttatcgAAGTATATGCGGCATGGATATAAAGCTAATATTATTTTTGTAAAGGTGGCCTTCCTCTAAGACTTAAGCCTACCTAGTTATCTACCTCTATATTTTTCATCTTCCAAACCCCTATAGCTTGAGAGCTTCAGTTGTCGTATGAAATATTATTGCCGGACATCACGCGTCAACTTCCTTTCTCGATCAAGGCCTTTTGACAGCTCTTTGCAAAGTCGAGTTTATGTCCCCGCAGTGATGGGACAGTTGAGGTACCCTTCGCTTGATGGTTGTAGGCGTTAGTAATAATGATCTTGCGCCTTGAAGTTTGCACTCCATGCTTTGTATTTACTCTTTAGTAGTTGCTCATTATGCAGCTTTAAGAGTGCAAGTCCTATTTTAGAATGCTAAGTTTTCTTTCTGTTAAGCTACAATGGATACGACGCTCAGGCTTTTGGGGCTGAAACGTCAGATGGCCTTCGTCGGCGAGATTAAGGACGAGAGGCTGAGAGGTATTCTTGTCCAACATAACCCTTTGATCTCTGGAGCGGTAATGAAATTTCTAGGGAAGGATTTCATTATGAACAAGGACCGAACCAGAGCAAACTCGGATATTGCAGCTATGTTTTTAGCCCTTGCAATGcattttgagaaggatagggacACAGTGGCGAAATTATGCAAGGTCTTCATTAAAGACATTCTCGGTGAATTAGAATGGGTTATGGTCAATATAGATGAAGAACTCACAGCTCCCAAACCACGGGACTATGATATCCTTATCATAAAGAATATCCCAGTTCCTCGCTCCCCTATTCTGGTAATTGAAGACCCGGTGGCTTTTGAAGCTCTGCGCTCTGTCAAAAGTAGGAATTTCCTATTTCTCtcttggattctccaagttaagaaACCCCCACGTGAGAAGTGGCTGCAGAACTATTTGGAGGCGGAGAATATCACGATCATCCCTGATCATGTGCCTCTCCCTCGTTCCCCTATTGTCCTTTCAGCAGATGCACCAGAGAGCTCCGGGCCTCCCCCCCCCCAAAAGCTGTGCAAGAAAGGATGAAGGCCCTTTGGATTGGCATTCTTCGAGGACGCAGTTACATTATCAAAAATAATCCTTTTTGTTTTAGCAGTTATAGAATACTTAGAAGCAATACGCTTAACAGCCTTTTAATCTTTTGAATAGGAATGCCTCATAGATGATCTTTCAATACTTTTCCGATGGACTTGAGATGGTTTTGCCTCTTTGCTGTTTTTTGATTCATGAAGACATGAAGCTATATATCCATAAGTAATATATAGATATGTGATTATGATTATATAAAGGCATAATGTGGATCTTTCAATCTCTGTTTTCTTTGAAGAAATCTGCTTTCCGGGGTCTTTCTCATGCTTCAGGCATAAATATGGGGGGAAGTGTTAATTAAGCTTTGAGGCTTCGATTATAAGGGTTTTTGCTTTGATACATCTCCTTTTATTGGTAGTCTCAGTTACCAATAGTCATCCCAGGCCCTTCATGAGTACAATCTTGTTCTACAGATATATAGTCAGATatttataaatacatatatatatatatatatataagcattaacctatataactatatttacataaaggaaggtaaaattgttcatgttcattttttttttcctgCTCCTGCCTTCTTCTAAATATTCAGTCTCCGATACATACTTCATTCCTCTCCCACCTCGCAATCTTATTTTCTTACCTTCAGTTTTAATAGGGTATAACTCTTGATAACAAAACAGGGTCATTTTTGCAGGAGATATTCTTGCCACTAATTATTTGATTATACTGGTGATTCAAAGTAGATTACTAAATCTAGTAAAACAGGGTTTTATCTATAGTTAACAATGATTGGGGTAAAATAGTAATGTGTATCGAATCTTAAAGACAAATGTTTATATAGACATATTTTAGCATTTTGTTCTGGATACCCAGTAATTCGAATATTTACTTTAGATATTAGCAAGCATCTGAACGCATGCATTTACTAGTATTTACTCACACTGATGGTATATATTTTAGAATACGAATCAATGATAGTAACTCTAGTGCCACTTGTTGAAGTTCTATATTTTGCTATCCGCCTGTCATATCTTAAGACTATGGTTTAAAGGTGGCTAACATGCAAAATTCGGGGTCTGGACAGAAATTTACATCCAGCCTGGCATTATCATACTCTGTCATCCTCTCTGCTATAAATTTATAGGGAAAGGGAGGTGGGACTGACCGAATCCCATTTACCTACTCTTGTTATTGTAGCCTGGATCTCATCCTTCTCAAGGATCGCATCCAGGAGCATTAACAAGAGTTGGTAAGTTGGAGACTCCTTATTTGGTTGGGTCTTGGGTTGATCATGATTGGGCCTAAGATAAACGAATTTGGAAACCCAACTCAGTTTTAAGTTTTATATCTCTTATTTATGTTCTATGAGGATAGGTTTCATAGGATAGTTTATTAAGGTATCTCTCTAGCTTTACAGATAAAATTTCATTTATGATAATGGACTGATCGATACTAACAAATCTGCCTAGTGTTTGAGTAACTAACCATGCAGGCCAAACAGGTATACCCCGAGCAATTAAGGGATACTATATACAACCAAAGAACAACTTCAGAGCCATGCAGGTGGAAGTTAAGGGACAAATGATTTTTGAAACTTGTAAATTAGGGCTTGTAAGAGAGGGGTAAAATAGAAACACCCCCTCCTGATCACCCTAGCCCGGGGTGTTGATGTATTAAAATCTGGAATTATTGTATATTAAGTCAGGACTAGCTGGACTATGGTCCCgagcaaggccggaggttttctcgcctccactctttcctaccagcggccgcacgagtggagtaatgtaaactttaaaataattaataaaattcttggcctcagcctcttaccgatcaaaaaaaaaactCAACTCAAATTGAGTTTAAATATTTGTGTGGAGTCATGGATCGCTCCACATGACATGCATTTGTTGTTTGATCAACAATGAAAAGTTAACAAAGTTGATAAGAAAGTCAACCTTATTACAATGTTTGATGTATCACATTAAGTTCAACCATGTATTCATGACTCACCCATAAAAAGTGATGTGTGGGATGTGTGTTGTGTTTGAGATAGAGAAGATAAATAAAATAGTATACCTAAAAAAACAAATATTTACCCTTA contains these protein-coding regions:
- the LOC131061876 gene encoding uncharacterized protein LOC131061876, producing the protein MEKRWKGLSFPPFVGVGPMASLQSRATCRWQPPGEGWMKLNFDGAARGNPGQAGIGCVVHNWEGKEIAALASPVGINTNNWAELMALVEGLLLCRKLEVKFLDIEGDSAIIVNALRKGSMPNWKLNTLLSKAIDLCKGFHRFTINHIYREGNKRVDELANLGANGIKLLSMPT